The Panacibacter microcysteis genome includes a window with the following:
- a CDS encoding IPT/TIG domain-containing protein: MKKSFHIKMLAGGLVLMAMFTFNACTKDTDGSPQLKPGDPVANAIAPDSAAGGAVLTLTGSGLGDIRSIVFSNDSVPASFYSTLNTETALVFRVPDTASGGAQNIIFTNSAGKALIVPFKVLAYPNVTTAFPTDFEQGTTVTLTGNNLADVSKVVIEGTTEEAAIVSQTKKQLVIQMPATTVNRGFLRITNTSGDVVTTQEFTNVANATQVFTEDFVNPAQSWSWGGEYTPSADVAITGAKSLKAAYDPAGAWGGLQIGMGSELMLPSGTKYISFWVRGADEDKNVTFQVKGNYWSTDNSEVITVPANKWTYFRKEISSFMPGVSSVSVILFQIHDAGKTLYFDNIMFTK; this comes from the coding sequence ATGAAAAAGAGTTTCCATATAAAAATGCTTGCAGGTGGCCTGGTGCTTATGGCAATGTTCACCTTCAATGCCTGTACAAAAGATACCGATGGCAGCCCGCAGCTAAAACCGGGCGATCCCGTAGCAAACGCTATTGCCCCCGATTCTGCAGCCGGTGGCGCGGTACTTACACTAACCGGCTCAGGCCTGGGCGATATCCGCAGCATTGTATTCTCCAACGACAGCGTACCGGCCTCTTTTTACTCAACGCTCAATACAGAAACAGCACTTGTATTTCGCGTGCCCGATACAGCATCAGGCGGTGCACAGAACATTATCTTCACAAACAGTGCCGGCAAGGCGTTGATTGTACCTTTCAAAGTATTGGCTTACCCCAATGTAACCACCGCTTTTCCTACAGACTTCGAGCAAGGCACAACCGTTACACTTACCGGCAATAACCTTGCAGATGTATCGAAGGTAGTTATTGAAGGCACCACTGAGGAAGCCGCCATTGTTTCGCAAACAAAAAAGCAACTGGTTATACAAATGCCTGCAACAACAGTTAACCGTGGTTTTTTGCGTATTACCAATACCAGCGGAGATGTTGTAACAACGCAGGAGTTTACCAATGTAGCCAATGCCACACAAGTGTTTACCGAAGATTTTGTGAACCCCGCACAAAGCTGGTCGTGGGGTGGAGAGTATACACCATCTGCAGATGTTGCTATAACCGGTGCTAAAAGCCTGAAAGCCGCATACGATCCTGCAGGTGCATGGGGTGGCTTGCAGATAGGCATGGGTTCTGAACTTATGCTGCCATCCGGTACAAAGTATATCTCTTTCTGGGTAAGAGGTGCAGACGAAGACAAAAATGTAACCTTCCAGGTAAAAGGCAATTACTGGTCTACCGATAATTCAGAAGTTATTACAGTGCCCGCCAACAAGTGGACATACTTTAGAAAAGAGATCAGCAGCTTTATGCCGGGTGTAAGTTCTGTAAGTGTTATTTTATTCCAGATACACGATGCAGGCAAAACCTTGTATTTTGATAATATCATGTTTACCAAATAA
- a CDS encoding alpha-L-arabinofuranosidase produces MFTARIILLLSAGALAITACKKSVTKDDGGGTTPPTDSTGTVVTPKDPETAATTGFFLNDWKPKTFTPPAYNEGTVPAATTATITADASVIVSKIPATLFANNANLWMGNFTDGVLLNHITNQHPGVLRFPGGSISDVFFWNAPNNAKPSTAPETLVNADGVSTASNFWYGKNTESWTCSVDNYYSMLQQTGNEGMITVNYGYARYGTGPNPVADAAHLAAEWVRYDNGRTKYWEVGNENFGSWEAGYRINTANNKDGQPEILTGDLYARHAKVFIDSMRNAAQQVGATIYIGTQLLDHVAESWEPALSKTWNEQVMPQVAAATDYHIVHNYYTAYQTNAPASEVLASAASATTKMTGVLTAIGATNKPLALTEYNIFSTGSRQMVSHVAGMHAVLVLNELMKNKYGFAARWDLANGWEDGNDHGLYSNGDEPGVAKWNPRPAFYYLYFFQKMLGDRLINASVAGGTNLSVYASTYSSGQLGLTIVNQSATAQTAQVKFKNFNAGNRYYWYTLTGGTDGGEFSRKVIVNGEGPSGVAGGPDNYTGIKPYAASAGNGIKIDIPARAVIFVVVDKK; encoded by the coding sequence ATGTTTACCGCAAGAATAATACTGCTCTTATCAGCAGGCGCTTTGGCAATAACAGCTTGTAAAAAATCTGTAACCAAAGATGATGGCGGAGGTACCACCCCGCCCACAGATTCAACAGGTACTGTGGTTACGCCGAAAGACCCCGAAACTGCAGCCACAACAGGCTTTTTTTTAAACGACTGGAAGCCTAAAACATTTACGCCGCCTGCTTACAATGAAGGAACGGTACCTGCTGCCACAACGGCCACCATTACGGCAGATGCTTCTGTAATTGTTTCTAAAATACCTGCTACGTTATTTGCCAATAATGCCAACCTGTGGATGGGCAATTTTACCGATGGTGTTTTGCTTAATCATATTACCAACCAGCACCCGGGTGTATTACGTTTTCCCGGTGGCAGCATCAGCGATGTTTTTTTCTGGAATGCACCCAATAATGCGAAGCCTTCTACCGCGCCTGAAACACTGGTTAATGCAGATGGCGTAAGTACTGCATCAAATTTCTGGTATGGCAAAAACACTGAAAGCTGGACGTGCTCTGTAGATAACTATTACAGCATGCTGCAGCAAACAGGGAATGAAGGGATGATTACAGTAAACTATGGGTATGCACGCTACGGAACAGGGCCAAACCCTGTTGCAGATGCAGCACACCTTGCAGCAGAATGGGTGCGTTACGATAACGGCAGAACAAAATACTGGGAAGTGGGCAACGAAAATTTTGGCAGTTGGGAAGCTGGTTACAGGATAAACACCGCCAACAACAAAGATGGCCAGCCGGAGATTTTAACCGGTGACTTGTATGCCAGACATGCAAAGGTTTTCATAGATTCTATGCGCAATGCCGCGCAGCAGGTGGGTGCAACCATTTACATCGGTACACAATTACTCGATCATGTTGCCGAAAGCTGGGAACCTGCTTTGAGTAAAACGTGGAACGAGCAGGTAATGCCGCAGGTTGCTGCTGCAACAGACTATCATATTGTGCACAATTATTACACGGCATACCAGACCAATGCACCCGCCAGTGAAGTGCTGGCTTCTGCAGCTTCGGCCACTACCAAAATGACCGGTGTGCTTACAGCCATTGGCGCAACCAATAAACCACTTGCACTTACAGAATACAATATATTTTCTACAGGCTCAAGGCAAATGGTTTCTCATGTGGCGGGTATGCATGCAGTGCTGGTGTTAAACGAGTTAATGAAGAACAAATACGGTTTTGCTGCGCGTTGGGATCTTGCCAACGGATGGGAAGATGGCAATGACCATGGTTTGTATAGTAACGGCGATGAGCCGGGTGTGGCAAAGTGGAATCCCAGGCCCGCATTTTACTACCTGTATTTTTTTCAGAAAATGTTGGGCGACCGGCTGATCAATGCATCAGTAGCGGGAGGTACCAACCTGTCAGTTTATGCATCAACGTATTCTTCGGGGCAGCTGGGGCTAACGATCGTAAACCAATCTGCCACGGCACAAACGGCACAGGTAAAATTTAAAAATTTCAATGCAGGCAACAGGTATTACTGGTATACGCTTACCGGTGGTACAGATGGCGGTGAGTTTTCCAGGAAAGTTATCGTAAACGGCGAAGGACCATCAGGAGTTGCCGGCGGCCCGGATAACTATACCGGTATAAAACCATATGCTGCATCTGCCGGTAACGGTATTAAAATAGATATACCCGCAAGGGCAGTAATTTTTGTAGTGGTTGATAAGAAATAG
- a CDS encoding AraC family transcriptional regulator codes for MPAELLREIIPLTKNDCFTLFSRNKSTFDFPLHYHEEFELNFILNAHGAQRIIGDHIGELDDFELVLVGPNLQHGWFNHNCACKDIKEITIQFHRDLFDEAFLNRNQLSFIRSMFEKSLRGILFSKETTQAIKPRLVELTKKHGFDSVLELMSILHDLSVSRNMKTLSDVSFVAADNSFSYNSRRVEKVMHYLNANFSKDITLAEAAKLALMTDVAFSRFFKARTGKTFIDTLNEIRLGHASRLLIDTTQNITEIAYNCGFNNMSNFNRIFKKKKNCTPKEFRDTYNASGVRTFI; via the coding sequence ATGCCTGCAGAACTACTGAGAGAAATCATTCCATTAACAAAAAATGACTGCTTTACACTTTTTTCACGCAACAAATCCACGTTCGATTTCCCGCTGCATTATCATGAAGAATTTGAACTGAATTTTATATTAAATGCGCATGGCGCGCAAAGAATAATCGGCGATCATATCGGCGAACTGGACGATTTTGAACTGGTATTGGTAGGCCCTAATTTGCAACATGGCTGGTTTAATCATAACTGCGCATGTAAAGACATAAAAGAAATTACCATACAGTTTCACCGCGATTTGTTTGATGAGGCATTTTTAAACAGGAACCAGCTAAGTTTTATAAGGAGCATGTTTGAAAAATCTTTGCGTGGCATCTTGTTCTCAAAAGAAACCACGCAGGCCATCAAACCGAGGCTGGTTGAACTTACCAAAAAACATGGCTTTGATTCTGTGCTGGAGCTGATGTCTATCCTGCACGACCTGTCTGTAAGCCGTAACATGAAAACATTATCTGATGTTTCTTTTGTAGCTGCTGACAATTCATTTTCTTACAACAGCCGCCGCGTAGAAAAAGTGATGCATTACCTCAACGCCAATTTTAGTAAGGATATTACGCTGGCTGAAGCAGCAAAACTTGCCTTAATGACAGATGTGGCATTCAGTCGTTTCTTTAAAGCAAGAACCGGTAAAACGTTTATTGATACGCTTAACGAAATAAGGCTTGGCCATGCATCGCGGTTACTGATTGATACAACACAGAACATTACAGAGATTGCATACAATTGCGGCTTTAACAACATGAGCAACTTTAACCGCATTTTTAAAAAGAAGAAAAACTGCACACCCAAAGAGTTCAGGGATACCTATAATGCTTCGGGTGTAAGAACGTTTATATAA
- a CDS encoding sodium:solute symporter family protein: protein MRLQWIDIAIVFAYLISMLVIGWLLRKKARKNKDNYLLGGKSLPWYMLGLSDASDMFDISGTMWMVSLCFVYGMKSMWIPWLWPVFNQVFLMMFLSKWLRRSNATTGAEWLVTRFGSDDTGCRGSHNVMVAFALLSCFGFLAYGFIGLGKFTEIFIPWRYIEPYIPFNVSPQYVPHVYGIIFTIFATFYSVVGGMHSIVIGDVIKYIVMTIACIAVAAIAMIHLHGENNTLNVPHGWYTPFFGRTLDDLDWSGIIEDVNRKISDDGFSMFSVFFMMMLFKGVFASLAGPAPNYDMQKILSTRSPKEASKMTGFVSIVLLPIRYALIIGLTVLALLYYDQLNLSSPAGTDFEKILPSAVNSFLPVGILGLVLTGLLGAFMGTFSGTLNAAQAYIVNDIYLKYINPKASTRMIITTNYVVGTLVVVIGILLGFIAKDINSVLQWIVGALYGGYIAANMFKWYWWRFNANGFFWGMLSGVAAALVFPYVFDGLPLYNWPLLFLVSVAGCIAGTYAAPATNMHTLTAFYRTVKPWGFWKPVEAIVLSEDPTFSTGNRFRLDALNVVLGIIAQCALTLLPMYIVLWMKLHVAIVSVILLVIILILKKTWWNKLED, encoded by the coding sequence ATGCGCTTACAATGGATTGATATAGCAATTGTTTTTGCCTACCTGATCTCGATGCTGGTTATTGGCTGGCTGCTTCGTAAAAAAGCACGGAAGAATAAAGACAATTATTTACTGGGCGGTAAATCCCTGCCCTGGTATATGCTGGGGCTAAGTGATGCGTCAGATATGTTTGATATCAGCGGAACGATGTGGATGGTATCGTTGTGTTTTGTGTATGGCATGAAGAGCATGTGGATACCATGGCTATGGCCGGTATTCAACCAGGTTTTTTTGATGATGTTTCTATCCAAATGGTTACGCAGATCCAATGCTACCACAGGTGCAGAATGGCTGGTTACCAGGTTTGGATCTGATGACACAGGCTGCAGAGGTTCTCACAATGTAATGGTTGCTTTTGCGCTGCTTAGTTGCTTTGGTTTTCTTGCATATGGTTTTATCGGCCTGGGAAAATTTACGGAGATATTTATTCCCTGGCGGTACATAGAACCATATATACCATTTAATGTGTCACCTCAGTATGTACCGCACGTTTATGGCATTATTTTTACAATATTCGCCACTTTTTATTCTGTTGTAGGGGGCATGCATAGCATTGTTATTGGTGATGTGATCAAATACATTGTAATGACAATTGCATGTATAGCCGTTGCTGCAATAGCCATGATACACCTGCACGGAGAAAACAATACACTCAATGTACCGCATGGCTGGTACACGCCTTTTTTCGGCCGCACATTAGATGACCTTGACTGGTCTGGCATTATTGAAGATGTAAACCGGAAGATCAGCGATGATGGGTTTTCCATGTTCTCCGTTTTTTTTATGATGATGTTGTTCAAAGGGGTGTTTGCCAGTCTTGCAGGCCCGGCACCTAATTACGACATGCAGAAGATACTCTCAACCAGGTCGCCAAAAGAAGCATCGAAAATGACGGGCTTTGTTTCTATTGTATTGTTACCAATCCGATATGCATTGATCATCGGGTTAACTGTATTGGCGCTTCTCTACTACGATCAGCTGAATCTTTCTTCACCCGCAGGTACAGATTTCGAAAAGATACTTCCTTCTGCGGTAAACAGCTTTTTGCCGGTGGGAATACTGGGCCTTGTACTAACCGGGCTGCTCGGTGCTTTTATGGGTACTTTTTCCGGTACGCTGAATGCCGCACAGGCTTACATAGTAAATGATATATACCTTAAATACATCAACCCGAAAGCGTCTACACGAATGATCATTACCACCAATTATGTAGTAGGTACGCTGGTGGTTGTAATTGGTATCCTGCTCGGCTTCATTGCAAAAGACATCAACAGCGTGTTGCAATGGATCGTTGGCGCGCTTTATGGAGGTTACATTGCCGCCAACATGTTTAAGTGGTATTGGTGGAGGTTCAATGCAAATGGCTTCTTTTGGGGTATGTTAAGCGGGGTGGCCGCAGCACTGGTATTCCCTTATGTTTTTGATGGTTTGCCATTGTATAACTGGCCCTTGCTTTTCCTGGTATCTGTTGCGGGTTGCATTGCCGGTACGTATGCTGCTCCCGCAACAAATATGCACACGCTTACAGCTTTTTACCGCACCGTAAAGCCATGGGGCTTCTGGAAACCAGTGGAGGCTATTGTTTTGTCTGAAGACCCTACGTTCAGCACAGGTAACCGTTTCAGGCTGGATGCGTTGAATGTTGTATTGGGTATAATAGCACAATGCGCCCTAACCCTGTTACCCATGTATATTGTGCTTTGGATGAAATTACATGTAGCAATAGTTTCAGTAATACTCCTGGTGATCATTCTGATACTGAAAAAAACATGGTGGAACAAACTGGAAGATTAA
- a CDS encoding HD domain-containing protein → MLKEIFIHLLMAYNSDDALCKTYWNEVESAYTGRQRHYHNLLHLQQMYTQLEACRDYIEDWPTILFALFYHDLIYKARRRDNEAQSALTAARRLKAINYPQAKIALCSQHILATKSHVHSKSTDTNYFTDADLSILGSDSATYNAYAHHVRNEYKFYPGFLYKPSR, encoded by the coding sequence ATGCTTAAAGAAATTTTCATCCATCTTCTTATGGCTTATAACAGCGATGATGCGTTGTGTAAAACATACTGGAATGAAGTGGAAAGCGCATATACAGGCAGGCAGCGCCATTATCATAACCTGCTACACCTGCAGCAGATGTACACGCAGCTCGAAGCATGCAGAGATTATATCGAAGACTGGCCAACAATCCTGTTTGCATTGTTTTATCATGACCTTATATACAAAGCAAGGCGGCGGGACAATGAAGCCCAAAGTGCATTAACTGCAGCCAGGAGATTAAAGGCCATCAATTACCCGCAGGCAAAAATTGCCTTGTGCAGCCAACATATACTTGCCACCAAAAGCCACGTACACAGTAAAAGCACAGATACCAATTATTTTACAGATGCAGACCTGTCTATACTTGGCAGCGACAGCGCAACGTACAATGCGTATGCACACCATGTAAGAAATGAATACAAGTTTTACCCGGGCTTTTTATATAAACCAAGCCGCTGA
- the murI gene encoding glutamate racemase — translation MQGSIGVFDSGYGGLTVLKEIVAKLPQYDYIYLGDNSRSPYGNRSFNTVYHYTLQCVEWFFRQGCPLVILACNTASAKALRTIQQNDLPRMAPDKRVLGVIRPTTEVVGQYTKSKKVGVLATNGTVQSNSYVIEINKFYPDVQVIQEACPMWVPLVENNEHEGHGADFFIKKNIHQLLKKEPLIDTILLACTHYPLLIKKITEYTPVDITILSQGKIVANSLADYLKRHNEMETRLSKNGQKIFYTTDSTADFDKHAAAFYGRPVSAIHTDLS, via the coding sequence ATGCAAGGAAGTATCGGTGTTTTTGATTCAGGCTATGGCGGTCTTACGGTGCTCAAAGAAATAGTAGCCAAACTGCCGCAGTATGATTATATATACCTTGGCGATAACTCACGTTCACCTTATGGCAACCGTTCGTTCAATACTGTATACCATTATACCTTACAGTGCGTGGAATGGTTTTTCAGGCAAGGTTGCCCGCTTGTTATTCTTGCCTGTAATACAGCATCGGCAAAAGCTTTAAGAACAATACAGCAAAATGACCTGCCGCGAATGGCGCCGGATAAACGTGTGCTGGGCGTTATAAGACCAACAACTGAAGTCGTAGGCCAATATACGAAAAGCAAGAAAGTCGGTGTTCTCGCCACCAACGGTACCGTGCAATCAAACTCTTATGTTATCGAGATCAACAAGTTTTATCCTGACGTACAGGTAATACAGGAGGCCTGCCCTATGTGGGTTCCACTGGTGGAAAATAATGAGCATGAAGGCCATGGGGCAGACTTTTTCATTAAGAAAAACATTCACCAGCTATTGAAAAAAGAACCGCTCATAGATACCATTTTGCTGGCCTGCACGCATTACCCTTTGTTGATAAAAAAGATCACAGAATATACACCTGTTGATATTACCATTTTATCCCAGGGCAAGATTGTTGCAAACAGTCTTGCAGATTACCTGAAACGTCATAATGAGATGGAAACAAGGCTGTCCAAAAATGGCCAAAAGATATTTTACACTACAGATTCAACTGCAGACTTTGACAAGCATGCCGCTGCATTTTATGGGAGACCGGTGAGTGCCATACATACAGATCTTAGCTGA
- a CDS encoding OmpH family outer membrane protein produces the protein MKKVFLSMLVLSAVLFAGGEVKAQQFKVAVFDLDAMVTYGMPQYAEVDSLLQIYQQDSLATEYNIYQTEYQRLDSTFKADSTAGKSKAVLDYTDGKRREMAMNLVYWQQIAQRKVEMKRGQLAQPLYTQVVNAYKKVLETKKYNLILKPQTYELGFPIDNLFISVAKELKLTSLPQELLQVGDDPDASKTPPATKPATGGATKPKTN, from the coding sequence ATGAAAAAAGTCTTTTTATCAATGCTCGTTCTTTCTGCTGTATTGTTCGCAGGTGGAGAGGTTAAGGCACAGCAGTTTAAGGTCGCGGTATTTGATCTTGATGCAATGGTTACATACGGCATGCCCCAATATGCGGAAGTAGATAGCCTGTTGCAGATTTACCAACAGGATTCTTTAGCAACAGAATATAACATTTATCAAACAGAATACCAGCGTTTAGACAGCACATTTAAGGCTGACTCTACCGCAGGTAAATCAAAAGCTGTTCTTGACTACACTGATGGCAAGCGCAGAGAAATGGCAATGAATCTTGTTTACTGGCAGCAGATCGCTCAAAGAAAAGTAGAGATGAAAAGAGGCCAGCTTGCACAGCCCCTCTACACACAGGTAGTAAATGCTTACAAAAAAGTACTGGAAACCAAAAAGTATAATTTGATTCTTAAACCACAGACTTATGAACTGGGTTTTCCTATCGATAACCTGTTTATCTCTGTAGCAAAGGAATTGAAACTTACATCTCTGCCACAGGAATTGCTGCAGGTGGGTGATGATCCGGATGCATCGAAAACACCTCCGGCTACCAAGCCTGCAACAGGCGGTGCCACAAAGCCAAAAACAAATTAG